A genomic segment from Carassius auratus strain Wakin unplaced genomic scaffold, ASM336829v1 scaf_tig00046794, whole genome shotgun sequence encodes:
- the LOC113088647 gene encoding uncharacterized protein LOC113088647: protein MKFQFILLSVCLFFPEHGRSGVETDEVLVLVMEGDSVTLHTGIKKTQEDRIRWYFNETRIAQINGDPSKTCTDVQCNEGTERFRDRLKLDHQTGSLTIRNTRTTDLGVYQLKIFSSSSIRENTFSVSVRGVSAAEREEMMRKSVKEGESVTLDPAVMKNPNDVMTWYFNETRLAQITGEPNKTCTDVHCPERFRDRLKLDNQTGSLTITNTRTTDSGLYKLKISSSGHRRRRSISSVKSFDVTVINSGLSPAAVAGVCVVLLLASAAAAVIYHRHRRTFVQIPSSETS, encoded by the exons ATGAAGTTCCAATTTATTTTGCTGTCAGTGTGCTTGTTTTTTCCTGAACATG ggaGATCTGGTGTTGAGACTGATGAAGTGCTGGTGttagtgatggagggagattcagtcactcttcACACTGGTATTAAAAAAACCCAGGAAGACAGAATCAGATGGTATTTCAATGAGACTCGCATCGCTCAAATTAATGGAGATCCCAGTAAGACCTGTACAGATGTCCAGTGTAATGAAGgaactgagagattcagagacagactgaagctggatcatcagactggatctctgaccatcaggaacaccagaaccacagattTGGGAGTTTATCAACTGAAGatcttcagcagcagcagcatcagagAAAACACATTCAGCGTTTCTGTCCGTG gtgtttctgctgctgaacgagaagaaatgatgagaaaatcagtgaaggagggagaatctgtcactttagatcctgCTGTAATGAAGAACCCAAATGATGTGATGACGTGGTATTTTAATGAGACTCGCCTCGCTCAGATCACCGGAGAGCCCAATAAGACCTGCACAGATGTTCATTGtcctgagagattcagagacagactgaagctggataatcagactggatctctgaccatcacaaacaccagaaccacagactctggactttataaactgaAGATCAGCAGCAGTGGTCATCGTCGTCGCCGCAGCATCAGCAGTGTGAAGAGCTTCGACGTTACTGTCATCA ATTCAGGTCTGTCTCCGGCTGCTGTAGCAGGAGTATGTGTTGTTCTTCTGCTGGCGTCTGCAGCAGCTGCTGTGATTTACCATCGCCACAGGAG gacaTTCGTGCAGATCCCATCTTCAGAAACTTCTTAA